One Prunus dulcis chromosome 8, ALMONDv2, whole genome shotgun sequence DNA window includes the following coding sequences:
- the LOC117612221 gene encoding peter Pan-like protein isoform X2: MARFRNKKKVFVKPVSKKQQVTVDHVTGDKIPRSFVFSRYRLPGPLKQLQADLRKLMLPYTALKLKENRRNKLKDFLNVAGPMGVTHFLMLSKTPTAPYLRVARTPQGPTLTFKIQEYSLAVDVVRSQLRPRCPQDLFKNAPLVKLSSCQRIVLLNYNKDTKLIDFRHYSIRLQPVGVSRRLRRFVQNHQVPDLRNLQDVSDFVTKAGYGSESEADDEAATVTLASDLGRVNRASTKSAVKLQEIGPRMTLQLMKIEEGLCSGGVIFDEFGNGDGKKTKDNHEDMENGEDEHDEEDEENDEEDGEDIEED; the protein is encoded by the exons ATGGCTCGCTTCCGAAAT aaaaagaaggtTTTTGTGAAACCAGTTTCCAAGAAGCAGCAGGTTACTGTGGACCATGTCACAGGGGATAAAATCCCAAGGAGCTTTGTGTTTTCCAGATATAGGTTGCCTGGTCCTCTAAAACAACTTCAAGCGGATCTGAGGAAGTTGATGCTTCCCTATACTGCTCTTAAGCTTAAG GAGAACAGGCGGAACAAACTTAAAGACTTTTTGAATGTTGCTGGACCTATGGGGGTTACACATTTCCTCATGTTGTCGAAAACTCCAACTGCACCATACCTTAGGGTTGCGAGGACACCTCAAGGCCCAACACTTACATTTAAAATACAGGAGTATTCTTTGGCAGTCGATGTTGTTCGATCTCAACTGCGGCCTAGATGTCCTCAAGATCTTTTCAAGAATGCCCCTTTG GTGAAACTCTCTTCATGCCAGAGAATAGTATTGCTTAATTACAACAAAGACACAAAACTGATTGATTTTCGGCATTACTCCATAAGATTACAGCCTGTGGGTGTCTCCCGCAGATTAAGAAGATTTGTTCAGAACCATCAAGTCCCTGATCTAAGGAATCTTCAAGACGTGAGTGATTTTGTCACAAA GGCTGGCTATGGATCAGAAAGTgaagcagatgatgaagcagcAACAGTCACTTTGGCTAGTGATCTCGGGAGGGTCAATcgggcttctacaaaaagtgCTGTCAAGCTCCAAGAGATAGGACCCAGGATGACTCTTCAGCTCATGAAGATTGAGGAAGGATTGTGCTCTGGTGGAGTCATCTTCGATGAGTTTG GAAATGGTGATGGTAAGAAAACCAAAGACAACCATGAAGATATGGAAAATGGTGAGGATGAACATgatgaggaagatgaagaaaatgacGAAGAAGATGGTGAAGATATTGAGGAAGACTAG
- the LOC117636763 gene encoding UDP-glucuronic acid decarboxylase 2-like: MGSELIFRGHEAQHVADTYSPKPPKPWASVTRPIGYLLREQRLVFVLVGIAIATVGFTLLPSSRSPYVNGNVPISNEYVRYDFDSSTHLTHKPAYERRFGLTNWNSGGKVPLGLKRKGLRIVVTGGAGFVGSHLVDRLIERGDSVIVVDNFFTGRKENVMHHFGNPRFELIRHDVVEPLLLEVDQIYHLACPASPVHYKFNPVKTIKTNVVGTLNMLGLAKRIGARFLLTSTSEVYGDPLQHPQVETYWGNVNPIGVRSCYDEGKRTAETLTMDYHRGADVEVRIARIFNTYGPRMCIDDGRVVSNFVAQALRKEPMTVYGDGKQTRSFQYVSDLVEGLMRLMEGEHVGPFNLGNPGEFTMLELAKVVQETIDPDAKIEYRPNTEDDPHKRKPDITKAKDLLGWQPKVSLQKGLPLMVSDFRKRIFGDHKEAGSTTTPTTATTM, from the exons ATGGGTTCGGAGCTCATCTTCAGAGGGCACGAGGCCCAACACGTGGCCGACACCTACTCGCCGAAACCGCCAAAGCCATGGGCCTCTGTGACCCGCCCGATTGGGTACTTGCTCCGAGAGCAGCGCCTCGTCTTCGTCCTCGTCGGCATTGCTATAGCCACCGTCGGGTTCACGCTCCTCCCGTCCTCTCGCTCTCCTTACGTTAACGGTAACGTCCCGATCTCGAACGAGTATGTTAGGTACGACTTCGATTCGTCGACCCATTTGACGCACAAGCCCGCTTACGAGCGCCGGTTCGGGTTGACGAACTGGAATTCGGGTGGGAAGGTGCCGCTGGGGTTGAAGAGAAAGGGGCTCCGGATCGTGGTGACGGGTGGGGCCGGATTTGTCGGGTCGCACCTTGTGGACCGCCTGATAGAGCGAGGGGACAGCGTGATCGTTGTGGACAATTTCTTCACCGGCAGGAAAGAGAACGTAATGCACCATTTCGGGAACCCCAGGTTCGAGCTCATCCGACATGACGTCGTTGAGCCTCTTCTCCTCGAAGTCGACCAGATCTACCATCTCGCTTGCCCTGCCTCCCCTGTCCATTACAAGTTCAACCCCGTCAAGACTATT AAAACCAATGTGGTGGGGACTCTGAACATGCTGGGTCTAGCGAAGAGGATCGGAGCGCGGTTCTTGCTAACCAGCACCAGTGAGGTGTACGGTGATCCTCTGCAGCACCCGCAGGTTGAAACCTACTGGGGCAACGTTAATCCAATCG GTGTCCGAAGTTGTTACGACGAGGGAAAACGTACGGCCGAGACATTGACCATGGACTACCACAGAGGAGCCGATGTTGAG gTTAGGATTGCTAGGATTTTTAACACTTATGGGCCAAGAATGTGCATAGATGACGGCCGTGTTGTTAGTAACTTTGTTGCCCAG GCGTTGAGGAAAGAGCCTATGACTGTTTATGGAGATGGGAAGCAGACAAGGAGTTTCCAATATGTTTCTGATCTG GTGGAAGGTTTAATGCGCCTGATGGAAGGCGAACATGTTGGACCATTCAATCTCGGGAATCCGGGTGAATTCACCATGCTTGAACTTGCAAAG GTGGTTCAAGAAACAATCGACCCAGATGCAAAGATAGAGTACAGGCCCAACACAGAGGATGACCCCCACAAGAGGAAGCCTGATATCACAAAGGCTAAAGACTTACTTGGTTGGCAACCAAAGGTGTCCCTGCAAAAGGGTCTCCCTCTCATGGTCTCAGACTTCAGGAAGCGCATCTTTGGTGACCACAAGGAAGCTGGCTCTACCACCACCcccaccaccgccaccaccatGTAA
- the LOC117637940 gene encoding mitochondrial zinc maintenance protein 1, mitochondrial codes for MARAEALNAYRALLRATRKSFAGDTPMLKGSAAEVRKKFEENRHVTSDVEIQRLLEEAREASLFITQMIVQAKLNSRGGYEVKADKDHAGATLEVPSEELLPKS; via the exons ATGGCGAGAGCAGAAGCATTGAACGCGTACAGGGCGCTGCTAAGAGCGACTCGGAAGTCGTTCGCCGGAGACACACCGATGCTAAAGGGGTCGGCGGCGGAGGTCCGCAAGAAGTTCGAAGAGAATAGGCACGTGACCTCGGATGTGGAGATCCAGAGACTCCTGGAAGAGGCACGCGAGGCCTCCCTTTTCATCACCCAAATGATCGTCCAGGCTAAGCTCAATTCTCGCGGCGGTTACG AAGTGAAGGCAGACAAAGATCATGCGGGAGCAACGCTTGAGGTTCCTTCTGAAGAACTTCTTCCCAAGTCTTGA
- the LOC117637711 gene encoding caffeoylshikimate esterase-like isoform X2, whose protein sequence is MDGEYQEVYIRNSRGVQLFTCRWLPFSSPKALVFLCHGYGMECSGFMRECGVRLANAGYAVFGIDYEGHGRSRGARCYIKKFENIVNDCNELFKSICAEEEYRDKCRFLYGESMGGAVALLLHKKEPTFWNGAVLVAPMCKISEKVKPHPLVINVLTRVEEIIPKWKIVPTKDVIDSAFKDPVKREEIRSNKLIYQDKPRLKTALEMLRTSMSLEHTLHEVRLPFFVLHGEADTVTDPEVSRALYEKASSADKTIKLYPGMWHGLTSGEPDGNVEIVFVDIITWLEKHTSDDNSVIVQPIHTYRNAILKMNTTASPPQTINKQHQQQSPRPVRTQSHRRYFCGLKGRRLQHHSAM, encoded by the exons ATGGATGGTGAATATCAAGAA GTTTACATAAGGAATTCAAGAGGAGTGCAGCTTTTCACTTGCAGATGGTTGCCTTTTTCCTCTCCAAAAGCCCTCGTTTTCCTTTGCCatg GGTATGGCATGGAGTGCAGCGGTTTCATGAGAG aatgtGGTGTCCGACTAGCGAATGCGGGGTATGCAGTGTTCGGAATTGATTACGAAGGACATGGACGCTCGAGAGGGGCCAGATGTTACATTAAGAAGTTCGAAAACATAGTGAATGATTGCAATGAATTGTTCAAGTCCATTTGTG CGGAGGAAGAGTACAGGGACAAGTGCAGGTTCTTGTATGGAGAATCCATGGGAGGGGCAGTAGCCCTTCTGCTTCACAAGAAGGAGCCGACTTTTTGGAATGGTGCTGTTCTTGTTGCACCCATGTGTAAG ATATCAGAGAAGGTCAAACCGCATCCGCTGGTTATCAATGTGTTGACCAGAGTGGAGGAGATTATACCCAAATGGAAGATAGTGCCTACAAAAGACGTCATTGACTCGGCCTTCAAAGACCCTGTAAAACGCGAAGAG ataaggaGCAACAAGCTGATCTACCAAGACAAGCCAAGGCTGAAAACAGCGTTGGAAATGCTCAGAACTAGCATGAGCCTTGAACACACTTTGCATGAG GTGAGGTTACCCTTCTTTGTGTTGCATGGGGAGGCAGATACGGTTACAGACCCAGAAGTCAGCAGAGCACTGTATGAGAAAGCCAGCAGCGCAGACAAGACCATCAAATTGTATCCTGGAATGTGGCATGGCCTGACATCAGGAGAGCCCGATGGGAACGTCGAAATTGTCTTTGTAGACATCATAACTTGGCTTGAGAAGCACACCAGTGATGACAATTCCGTCATCGTGCAACCAATTCACACATATAGGAATGCCATTCTCAAGATGAACACCACAGCCTCACCACCACAAACAATAAACAAGCAGCATCAGCAGCAGTCGCCTCGGCCTGTGCGAACACAGTCGCACAGGAGATATTTCTGTGGGTTGAAGGGACGCAGATTGCAGCATCACTCGGCAATGTAG
- the LOC117637711 gene encoding caffeoylshikimate esterase-like isoform X1: protein MDGEYQEVYIRNSRGVQLFTCRWLPFSSPKALVFLCHGYGMECSGFMRECGVRLANAGYAVFGIDYEGHGRSRGARCYIKKFENIVNDCNELFKSICAEEEYRDKCRFLYGESMGGAVALLLHKKEPTFWNGAVLVAPMCKISEKVKPHPLVINVLTRVEEIIPKWKIVPTKDVIDSAFKDPVKREEIRSNKLIYQDKPRLKTALEMLRTSMSLEHTLHEQVRLPFFVLHGEADTVTDPEVSRALYEKASSADKTIKLYPGMWHGLTSGEPDGNVEIVFVDIITWLEKHTSDDNSVIVQPIHTYRNAILKMNTTASPPQTINKQHQQQSPRPVRTQSHRRYFCGLKGRRLQHHSAM from the exons ATGGATGGTGAATATCAAGAA GTTTACATAAGGAATTCAAGAGGAGTGCAGCTTTTCACTTGCAGATGGTTGCCTTTTTCCTCTCCAAAAGCCCTCGTTTTCCTTTGCCatg GGTATGGCATGGAGTGCAGCGGTTTCATGAGAG aatgtGGTGTCCGACTAGCGAATGCGGGGTATGCAGTGTTCGGAATTGATTACGAAGGACATGGACGCTCGAGAGGGGCCAGATGTTACATTAAGAAGTTCGAAAACATAGTGAATGATTGCAATGAATTGTTCAAGTCCATTTGTG CGGAGGAAGAGTACAGGGACAAGTGCAGGTTCTTGTATGGAGAATCCATGGGAGGGGCAGTAGCCCTTCTGCTTCACAAGAAGGAGCCGACTTTTTGGAATGGTGCTGTTCTTGTTGCACCCATGTGTAAG ATATCAGAGAAGGTCAAACCGCATCCGCTGGTTATCAATGTGTTGACCAGAGTGGAGGAGATTATACCCAAATGGAAGATAGTGCCTACAAAAGACGTCATTGACTCGGCCTTCAAAGACCCTGTAAAACGCGAAGAG ataaggaGCAACAAGCTGATCTACCAAGACAAGCCAAGGCTGAAAACAGCGTTGGAAATGCTCAGAACTAGCATGAGCCTTGAACACACTTTGCATGAG CAGGTGAGGTTACCCTTCTTTGTGTTGCATGGGGAGGCAGATACGGTTACAGACCCAGAAGTCAGCAGAGCACTGTATGAGAAAGCCAGCAGCGCAGACAAGACCATCAAATTGTATCCTGGAATGTGGCATGGCCTGACATCAGGAGAGCCCGATGGGAACGTCGAAATTGTCTTTGTAGACATCATAACTTGGCTTGAGAAGCACACCAGTGATGACAATTCCGTCATCGTGCAACCAATTCACACATATAGGAATGCCATTCTCAAGATGAACACCACAGCCTCACCACCACAAACAATAAACAAGCAGCATCAGCAGCAGTCGCCTCGGCCTGTGCGAACACAGTCGCACAGGAGATATTTCTGTGGGTTGAAGGGACGCAGATTGCAGCATCACTCGGCAATGTAG
- the LOC117637939 gene encoding uncharacterized protein LOC117637939, which translates to MSHKALEHRHPIDSCAFQLHSWRPFHLHQQTTPTSKTLDSDPSLPNPKPYNSSSNGLVVHTKRPCLSNRATSFSIDAIDMSRLTLVDDDRTISGGHHNRHGSFRFIAKKRRRHGSRSVSGRSSDRSGTRRCCSVGASAAYGTCSDFPVAVGTDSSGELFGNGDANWASDVSEARNSRKERDGGGSGEKENLGIGFGPIGGFDVQGNESGYGSEPGYRGDAEFGYGDELDEEEEDTRLLFWGDQFGDADSMMEIVGENTFVDQKSHHRCRRKKHDCRMVDTLR; encoded by the exons aTGTCACACAAAGCCCTAGAACACCGGCACCCCATCGATTCGTGCGCATTTCAGCTCCATAGCTGGAGACCTTTTCATCTGCATCAACAGACCACACCTACCTCCAAAACCCTAGACTCCGATCCCTCCCTCCCCAACCCCAAACCCTACAACTCCTCTTCCAATGGCCTGGTGGTCCACACCAAGCGTCCTTGCCTATCCAACCGAGCGACCTCGTTTTCAATCGACGCCATCGACATGTCTCGGTTGACCTTGGTCGACGACGACAGGACGATCTCCGGTGGCCATCACAATAGGCACGGCAGCTTTCGATTCATTGCGAAGAAGAGGCGGCGCCACGGGTCCAGGTCAGTTTCGGGTCGGAGCAGCGATCGGAGTGGGACCCGGAGGTGCTGCTCGGTCGGGGCTTCGGCTGCGTACGGTACGTGCTCGGATTTTCCGGTGGCGGTGGGTACGGACTCCAGTGGTGAGCTGTTTGGGAATGGGGATGCAAATTGGGCATCGGATGTGAGTGAAGCTAGGAATTCgaggaaggagagagatgGAGGTGGGAGTGGAGAGAAGGAGAATCTGGGTATTGGGTTTGGGCCCATTGGGGGTTTTGATGTTCAGGGGAATGAGTCCGGGTACGGCAGCGAACCGGGTTACCGAGGGGATGCGGAGTTCGGGTACGGCGATGAGcttgatgaggaggaggaggatacTCGTCTGTTGTTTTGGGGTGATCAATTTGGAG ATGCTGATTCCATGATGGAGATTGTGGGGGAAAATACATTCGTCGATCAAAAATCTCATCACAGATGTCGGCGTAAGAAGCACGACTGCAGAATGGTTGATACGCTGAGGTAA
- the LOC117638812 gene encoding DExH-box ATP-dependent RNA helicase DExH8 — translation MASPSSPTSSCSSSYSSSFSNAKFSSLPVMALREKIVEKILDNRVTLIVGETGCGKSSQVPQFLLEANLKPILCTQPRRFAVVAVAKMVAKARNCEIGGEVGYHIGHSKHLSPRSSIVFKTAGVLLDEMRDKGMHALDYKVIVLDEVHERSVESDLVLVCVKQFMMRNNNLRVVLMSATADIARYKDYFKDLGRGERVEVLAIPTSNQKAIFQRRVSYLEEVADLLNINSESLSASYCSGPSPSMAKADIKAKVHKLIHDLVLHIHEHEPDIEKSILIFLPTYYALEQQWFLLKPFSSSFKVHILHSSIDTEQALMTMKIWKSHRKVILATNIAESSVTIPKVAYVIDSCRSLQVFWNSYQKKESAKLVWVSKSQADQRRGRTGRTCDGHIYRLVTRPFFILFDEYEGPSVLRLSLRLQVLQICCAESKAINDPKALLQKALDQPHPEVVEDALDLLVHMQALEKTSPRGRYEPTFYGRLLCSLSLSFDASVVVLKFGDIGMLREGILLGILMDTQPLPILRPFGDEILFAEYADSYFCGDDGNTGLTGRKEMVFMANLCAFQFWQRVFKDNHRVEHLKQLLKFDEMKATAFLLPEIEEDWCSFHNLVQSSLKHVSEIYEDILDSVHRYRPKFLSTSNGLPSYYDPYEFEHICLLTCQQPNEDTDALATDDKHLEPSSETMKCVAVPFVAPNNFQNNDVAKKLATIMKQIRVQHTEDLSSNQDLDVDDGYHVNGEASICIYFVNGSCNKGSQCLFSHSLKAKRPPCKFFYSAQGCRYGASCFFSHDESSSATSSNSTLCLPEGGEAKATSLIQLLPTDGCILLLDDTNLQFSSNFARHYDPSKIVSTTGLSDTSIFDSSLTGVKILWGLYHPYETIISKAGESQIPWNEVKCVLWFPNFDSYSENLDRQKLLLQNFFEYLAVRMLADDLDNVRVILTMNNIRFAQLQVEKLGRESFLFLTESFPFDDASFGELPDKVSTNKPMMVSRPISYVFDLHRPSDIQFGDYAAGLHSFLHHEIQEDV, via the exons ATGGCGTCACCGTCGTCCCCAACGTCGTCGTGCAGCTCCTCCTACTCCTCGTCGTTTTCGAACGCCAAATTCTCGTCTCTTCCAGTAATGGCGCTCCGCGAAAAAATCGTGGAGAAAATTCTCGATAATCGCGTCACTCTCATTGTCGGCGAGACTGGTTGTG GGAAAAGCTCGCAAGTTCCGCAGTTTCTTCTAGAGGCGAATTTGAAGCCCATTCTATGTACACAGCCTAGGAGATTCGCCGTAGTAGCTGTTGCTAAAATGGTGGCAAAAGCTCGAAATTGTGAAATTGGTGGAGAGGTTGGATATCACATCGGCCATTCAAAGCACTTATCACCAAG GTCTTCGATTGTTTTTAAAACTGCTGGAGTTCTATTGGATGAAATGCGAGATAAGGGGATGCATGCGCTTGATTACAAGGTCATTGTTCTTGATGAAGTGCATGAAAGATCGGTGGAATCCGATCTTGTTCTTGTTTGTGTGAAGCAGTTTATGATGAGGAATAACAACTTGAG GGTGGTTTTGATGTCTGCAACTGCTGATATTGCAAGATACAAGGATTACTTTAAGGATCTTGGCAGAGGTGAACGAGTGGAAGTGCTTGCAATCCCTACGTCCAATCAGAAAGCCATTTTTCAGCGAAGGGTTTCTTATCTTGAAGAG GTTGCTGATCTTCTCAATATCAATTCAGAGTCGCTTTCTGCTAGTTATTGTTCAGGTCCAAGTCCTTCTATGGCCAAAGCTGATATTAAGGCTAAAGTGCACAAACTTATTCATGATTTGGTGTTGCATATTCATGAGCATGAACCAGACATTGAAAAGagcattttgatttttcttccaACATACTATGCACTGGAGCAGCAATGGTTCCTTCTGAAGCCATTTAGTTCATCTTTTAAAGTTCACATTTTACATAGCAGCATTGACACTGAACAAGCTCTCATGACTATGAAGATTTGGAAATCCCATCGTAAA GTGATACTGGCCACAAATATTGCAGAGTCGTCAGTAACAATACCCAAGGTGGCCTATGTTATTGATTCATGCCGATCTTTACAAGTTTTTTGGAACAGTTATCAGAAAAAGGAATCTGCAAAGCTTGTTTGGGTTTCTAAGTCTCAG GCCGATCAGCGTAGAGGGAGAACTGGTCGAACTTGTGATGGCCATATTTATCGGTTGGTTACTAGACCATTTTTCATCCTGTTTGACGAATATGAGGGTCCCTCTGTACTGAGGTTATCATTGCGGCTGCAAGTGCTTCAGATCTGCTGTGCTGAATCTAAGGCCATTAATGATCCCAAAG CTTTGTTGCAGAAGGCTTTAGATCAACCACATCCTGAAGTTGTTGAAGATGCATTGGATTTGCTTGTTCATATGCAAGCATTAGAAAAAACATCTCCAAGGGGCCGGTATGAGCCGACATTTTACGGGAGGTTGCTTTGCAGTTTGTCATTGTCTTTTGATGCTTCTGTGGTTGTACTCAAGTTTGGAGACATTGGAATGCTGCGTGAAGGCATTCTTCTGGGCATATTAATGGACACACAGCCTCTACCTATCCTTCGTCCTTTTGGAGATGAAATTTTG TTTGCAGAATATGCTGACAGCTACTTTTGTGGAGATGATGGCAATACTGGCCTAACTGGTAGGAAGGAGATGGTATTCATGGCAAACTTGTGCGCATTTCAATTTTGGCAACGTGTTTTCAAG GATAACCACCGTGTTGAGCATTTGAAGCAACTTCTTAAGTTTGATGAGATGAAAGCTACTGCGTTCCTGCTTCCCGAGATTGAAGAAGATTGGTGCTCTTTCCATAATCTTGTGCAGTCATCACTAAAACATGTATCTGAAATAT ATGAAGATATACTAGATTCAGTGCACCGGTATCGGCCCAAGTTTTTGTCTACATCTAATGGCCTTCCATCCTACTATGATCCTTATGAATTTGAGCATATATGCCTCCTTACATGTCAACAACCAAATGAAGATACAGATGCTCTTGCTACAGATGATAAACACCTTGAGCCATCTAGTGAAACAATGAAATGTGTTGCTGTACCTTTTGTTGCTCCAAATAACTTCCAAAACAATGATGTGGCCAAAAAGTTGGCAACCATAATGAAACAG ATACGAGTCCAGCATACAGAAGATTTATCTAGTAATCAGGATTTAGATGTTGATGATGGCTATCATGTCAATGGGGAGGCTtctatttgtatatattttgttaatggATCCTGCAACAAGGGCAGTCAATGCCTGTTTTCTCATTCACTTAAAGCAAAGAGACCCCCATGCAAATTTTTCTATTCTGCCCag GGTTGTCGATATGGAGCGTCATGCTTCTTTTCTCATGATGAGAGTTCATCAGCGACATCATCTAACTCAACTTTATGCCTGCCAGAAGGTGGAGAAGCCAAAGCTACATCGCTTATACAATTGTTGCCCACTGATGGATGCATTCTCTTATTGGATGACACCAATCTACAATTTTCCTCAAATTTTGCTAGACATTATGATCCATCAAAAATAGTTTCTACCACTGGTTTGTCAGACACATCCATATTTGACTCATCACTGACTGGTGTCAAAATTTTGTGGGGGCTCTATCATCCATATGAGACAATCATTTCCAAAGCAGGGGAGAGCCAAATCCCATGGAACGAAGTTAAGTGTGTGCTATGGTTTCCTAATTTCGATAGCTACAGTGAGAACTTAGATAGACAGAAGCTTCTCTTGCAGAATTTCTTCGAGTATCTTGCCGTCCGAATGCTGGCTGATGACTTGGACAATGTGCGAGTTATTCTCACTATGAACAATATCAGGTTTGCACAGCTGCAG GTGGAAAAGTTGGGCAGGGAGAGCTTCCTCTTCCTTACAGAGTCATTTCCATTTGATGACGCCAGCTTTGGGGAGTTGCCAGACAAAGTCAGCACAAACAAGCCGATGATGGTTTCGAGGCCCATTTCCTACGTTTTCGACTTGCACCGACCTTCAGACATTCAGTTTGGTGACTATGCAGCCGGACTTCACAGTTTTCTTCATCATGAGATCCAGGAAGATGTGTAA
- the LOC117612221 gene encoding peter Pan-like protein isoform X1 — MARFRNKKKVFVKPVSKKQQVTVDHVTGDKIPRSFVFSRYRLPGPLKQLQADLRKLMLPYTALKLKENRRNKLKDFLNVAGPMGVTHFLMLSKTPTAPYLRVARTPQGPTLTFKIQEYSLAVDVVRSQLRPRCPQDLFKNAPLIVLSGFGTGEQHLKLTTILFQNIFPSIDVNTVKLSSCQRIVLLNYNKDTKLIDFRHYSIRLQPVGVSRRLRRFVQNHQVPDLRNLQDVSDFVTKAGYGSESEADDEAATVTLASDLGRVNRASTKSAVKLQEIGPRMTLQLMKIEEGLCSGGVIFDEFGNGDGKKTKDNHEDMENGEDEHDEEDEENDEEDGEDIEED; from the exons ATGGCTCGCTTCCGAAAT aaaaagaaggtTTTTGTGAAACCAGTTTCCAAGAAGCAGCAGGTTACTGTGGACCATGTCACAGGGGATAAAATCCCAAGGAGCTTTGTGTTTTCCAGATATAGGTTGCCTGGTCCTCTAAAACAACTTCAAGCGGATCTGAGGAAGTTGATGCTTCCCTATACTGCTCTTAAGCTTAAG GAGAACAGGCGGAACAAACTTAAAGACTTTTTGAATGTTGCTGGACCTATGGGGGTTACACATTTCCTCATGTTGTCGAAAACTCCAACTGCACCATACCTTAGGGTTGCGAGGACACCTCAAGGCCCAACACTTACATTTAAAATACAGGAGTATTCTTTGGCAGTCGATGTTGTTCGATCTCAACTGCGGCCTAGATGTCCTCAAGATCTTTTCAAGAATGCCCCTTTG ATCGTTCTTTCTGGTTTTGGGACTGGAGAGCAACATTTGAAGCTCACAACAATTCTATTTCAGAACATCTTTCCATCCATTGATGTTAACACT GTGAAACTCTCTTCATGCCAGAGAATAGTATTGCTTAATTACAACAAAGACACAAAACTGATTGATTTTCGGCATTACTCCATAAGATTACAGCCTGTGGGTGTCTCCCGCAGATTAAGAAGATTTGTTCAGAACCATCAAGTCCCTGATCTAAGGAATCTTCAAGACGTGAGTGATTTTGTCACAAA GGCTGGCTATGGATCAGAAAGTgaagcagatgatgaagcagcAACAGTCACTTTGGCTAGTGATCTCGGGAGGGTCAATcgggcttctacaaaaagtgCTGTCAAGCTCCAAGAGATAGGACCCAGGATGACTCTTCAGCTCATGAAGATTGAGGAAGGATTGTGCTCTGGTGGAGTCATCTTCGATGAGTTTG GAAATGGTGATGGTAAGAAAACCAAAGACAACCATGAAGATATGGAAAATGGTGAGGATGAACATgatgaggaagatgaagaaaatgacGAAGAAGATGGTGAAGATATTGAGGAAGACTAG
- the LOC117638005 gene encoding pectinesterase inhibitor 6-like, with translation MKMACSNYVLAFILLAVCQINSVQLISGNGNQNNVQKACSVTRYQDLCIHSLASFSSSAKSSPSRWARAAVSVTLGEAKSVAQYLLALQKHSRINGRRSRVALSDCIECFQNAIDELHKSLGVLRSLSRKTFDTQMGDLNTWLSAALTNGDTCLDGFEGQRGRQVKLLQNKVLKATHITSNALALANKLAATGLESLPHS, from the coding sequence ATGAAAATGGCATGTTCCAATTACGTTTTAGCATTCATTTTGCTTGCAGTATGCCAGATCAATTCAGTCCAGTTGATATCTGGAAATGGGAATCAAAACAATGTTCAAAAGGCTTGCAGTGTGACCAGATATCAAGACCTCTGCATCCACTCACTTGCTTCATTTTCAAGCTCGGCCAAGAGCAGCCCTAGCAGGTGGGCTAGAGCTGCGGTTTCAGTGACATTGGGTGAGGCCAAGAGTGTGGCTCAGTACTTGCTTGCTCTGCAAAAGCACAGCCGCATCAATGGAAGGAGAAGCAGAGTTGCTCTGTCTGATTGCATTGAGTGCTTTCAAAACGCAATCGACGAGCTTCACAAATCACTTGGTGTTCTCAGGAGTCTAAGTCGAAAGACTTTTGACACGCAAATGGGTGACCTCAATACGTGGCTGAGTGCTGCCCTTACCAATGGAGACACTTGTTTGGATGGCTTTGAGGGCCAGAGAGGAAGACAAGTCAAATTGCTTCAAAACAAGGTCTTAAAAGCCACTCATATCACCAGCAATGCTCTGGCTCTTGCCAACAAACTTGCCGCCACTGGCCTGGAAAGCCTCCCTCATTCATAG